From the bacterium genome, one window contains:
- a CDS encoding alpha/beta hydrolase, which yields MNGVKRLRLRSHQIEIAALDYGNETAPPMLLVHGMRDLSWSLDSIARAFADRFRVVTIDLRGHGDSDHVGYYALPHFVLDLRQAIVQLELEKPVLVGHSFGGELVVQFAGLFPEVPRACVLIEGLGPPPWEGEGSREAGLFWARRMIEMLDRISPSGRRVADLDEAVQRILKNHPGLAQDPERARFLAEQGTRAHESGGLRWKWDPFLMTSWGSFNFQQIEQMWARMDCPVLAINGGRSGEFWRRDTGTARRGGDNEAYLLPDELERRLGFFPDVEFVETPDAGHMIHFDQPEALNEAIDRFVRARNLTTPLDEQD from the coding sequence ATGAATGGGGTGAAGCGGCTACGGCTTCGCAGCCATCAGATCGAGATCGCTGCGCTGGACTACGGAAACGAGACAGCTCCTCCCATGCTCCTGGTGCACGGAATGCGCGATCTCTCCTGGAGCCTGGATTCGATTGCGCGCGCGTTCGCCGATCGTTTCCGCGTCGTGACCATCGATCTTCGTGGCCACGGCGACAGCGATCACGTGGGTTACTACGCGCTCCCGCACTTCGTGCTCGATCTGCGTCAGGCGATCGTGCAACTGGAACTCGAGAAGCCGGTCCTTGTCGGACACAGTTTCGGCGGTGAACTCGTCGTGCAGTTCGCCGGTCTATTTCCGGAAGTTCCGCGCGCCTGTGTGTTGATCGAAGGATTGGGCCCACCGCCCTGGGAAGGCGAGGGAAGTCGCGAGGCAGGTCTGTTCTGGGCCCGCCGCATGATCGAGATGCTCGATCGGATCAGCCCGAGTGGCCGTCGGGTCGCGGATCTCGACGAAGCCGTCCAGCGCATCCTGAAGAATCATCCGGGTCTGGCCCAGGACCCGGAACGCGCCCGTTTTCTGGCTGAGCAGGGGACGCGTGCGCACGAATCGGGCGGCCTGCGCTGGAAATGGGATCCCTTCCTGATGACCTCCTGGGGAAGTTTCAATTTCCAGCAGATCGAGCAGATGTGGGCCCGTATGGACTGCCCGGTGCTCGCCATCAACGGAGGCCGTTCCGGCGAGTTCTGGCGCCGCGATACCGGCACCGCCCGACGCGGTGGCGACAACGAAGCCTATCTTCTGCCCGATGAACTGGAGCGTCGACTCGGGTTTTTTCCCGATGTAGAATTCGTCGAAACGCCAGATGCGGGGCACATGATCCACTTCGACCAACCCGAAGCTCTGAACGAAGCGATCGATCGTTTCGTGCGAGCGCGGAACCTGACCACTCCGCTCGACGAACAGGACTGA